In Saccharicrinis fermentans DSM 9555 = JCM 21142, a genomic segment contains:
- a CDS encoding RNA-binding S4 domain-containing protein, with translation MDESVRLDKYLWAVRVFKTRSIASEAIKKGRVLIGGQPVKNARLVKVGATIDVKFPPITRSFKVLAISGKRMGAKLVPEFMEEVTTDDQIELLELTRLANSMGRRKGLGRPTKKDRRDLEKMDEVDDWDF, from the coding sequence ATGGACGAAAGTGTTAGACTGGATAAATACTTATGGGCAGTAAGGGTATTTAAAACCCGAAGCATAGCATCTGAAGCCATAAAAAAAGGACGAGTACTCATTGGTGGACAGCCTGTAAAAAACGCACGTTTGGTGAAAGTTGGTGCTACTATCGATGTCAAATTCCCCCCGATCACACGCTCATTTAAAGTATTGGCTATTAGTGGCAAAAGAATGGGCGCAAAACTTGTTCCTGAGTTTATGGAAGAGGTAACCACAGATGACCAAATTGAACTACTGGAACTCACTCGTTTAGCAAATTCCATGGGCCGAAGAAAAGGACTGGGAAGACCCACAAAAAAAGACCGACGCGACTTGGAAAAAATGGACGAAGTGGACGACTGGGACTTTTAA
- a CDS encoding DUF4924 family protein, producing the protein MIVAKEKRQTNIVEYILYMWQIEDLIRAYQFNMEDIKKGIIPQYNLSGDILQECIDWYDNLAEMMTLEHIKEKGHLQVINNLVNDLDRLHRQLLNDPQEIAYGHIYNATLPFINEFDQKTGKKLSNEIELCLTGIYSKFLLKLQGKEVSKGTEEAIKAFSRFLAFLGGKYHEEQEKERTQSPE; encoded by the coding sequence ATGATTGTAGCTAAAGAAAAACGCCAAACCAATATCGTTGAGTACATATTGTACATGTGGCAGATTGAAGATTTGATTCGTGCATATCAGTTTAATATGGAAGACATTAAAAAAGGAATTATACCGCAATACAATTTGAGCGGCGACATCCTTCAAGAATGTATTGACTGGTATGATAATCTAGCTGAAATGATGACATTGGAACATATCAAAGAAAAAGGGCATTTACAGGTGATAAATAATTTAGTGAACGACTTAGACAGATTGCATCGCCAGCTACTCAACGACCCCCAAGAAATCGCCTATGGGCATATTTACAATGCAACTTTACCATTCATTAACGAATTCGACCAAAAAACAGGCAAAAAACTAAGCAATGAGATAGAACTATGCCTTACTGGCATTTACAGTAAATTCTTGCTTAAATTACAAGGAAAAGAGGTTTCCAAAGGTACAGAAGAAGCAATAAAGGCCTTTAGTAGATTTTTAGCCTTTTTAGGAGGCAAATATCACGAAGAACAAGAAAAAGAAAGAACGCAAAGCCCGGAATAA
- the pth gene encoding aminoacyl-tRNA hydrolase: MKYLIVGLGNIGSEYEDTRHNIGFKVLDEFAKQEKLQFENLRYGAVCEYKFKGKTFILLKPSTYMNLSGKAVRYWMQQEKIKLENLLVVVDDLALPFNSIRMRQKGSDAGHNGLKNIQEILGHNNYSRIRFGIGDNFSRGKQIDYVLGKWSSEELAGLHEGIDISIHMIKGFATIGPARTMNQYNKK, encoded by the coding sequence ATGAAATATTTAATAGTTGGGTTGGGAAATATTGGTTCCGAATACGAAGACACCCGCCACAATATAGGATTTAAGGTGTTGGATGAATTCGCAAAACAAGAAAAACTACAGTTTGAGAATTTACGTTATGGTGCCGTGTGCGAATATAAATTCAAAGGAAAGACCTTCATACTTCTCAAACCAAGCACCTATATGAACCTAAGTGGCAAAGCGGTTAGATACTGGATGCAACAGGAAAAAATAAAACTGGAAAACCTGCTGGTTGTTGTGGACGATCTTGCCCTACCATTTAATTCCATACGCATGCGACAAAAAGGAAGTGATGCAGGGCATAATGGCCTTAAAAACATCCAGGAAATATTAGGACATAACAACTATAGCAGAATACGTTTTGGAATAGGCGACAATTTTAGCCGTGGAAAACAAATTGACTACGTGTTGGGGAAATGGAGCAGTGAAGAACTGGCCGGCCTGCACGAAGGTATAGATATATCCATCCATATGATTAAAGGATTTGCTACCATTGGCCCGGCCAGAACCATGAACCAATATAATAAAAAATAA
- a CDS encoding helix-turn-helix domain-containing protein, which translates to MNLYISKRDEYFSFHSSNVNLEWIRKLVYAFYIYFGVLILVGVTIQFVSLFIDLSIIFTFCNTIFIYILSFHGYKQRYLLEMPKLEKGSSVPYKKSGLKEKDARQLEKSILFLMDRQKIWLNPEVAVSDISSELKVPQHHITQVLNKGLKKNFYTLINEYRTNEVIRLFQEEKYEKWDLISIAFEAGFNSKSSFNSFFKKYTGKTPSEYRKNLMGKQK; encoded by the coding sequence ATGAACTTATATATTAGTAAACGTGATGAGTATTTCTCTTTTCATAGTAGTAATGTCAATCTAGAATGGATACGAAAATTAGTGTACGCTTTTTATATTTATTTCGGCGTTTTAATTCTGGTAGGGGTTACCATCCAATTTGTTTCGTTGTTCATTGACTTGAGTATCATTTTCACCTTCTGCAATACAATATTTATCTACATATTGTCTTTTCATGGATATAAACAAAGGTACTTGTTGGAAATGCCAAAATTGGAGAAAGGATCTAGTGTTCCCTATAAAAAGTCCGGTCTCAAAGAAAAAGATGCTAGGCAGCTTGAAAAGTCTATTCTTTTTTTAATGGATAGGCAAAAAATTTGGCTTAATCCAGAGGTGGCCGTTAGTGATATCTCGTCCGAGTTGAAAGTACCACAACATCATATTACACAAGTTTTGAACAAAGGATTAAAAAAGAATTTTTATACTCTGATTAATGAATATAGAACTAATGAGGTAATTAGATTATTTCAAGAAGAGAAATATGAGAAATGGGATTTAATCTCCATTGCGTTTGAGGCGGGCTTTAATTCGAAGTCTTCATTTAATTCCTTTTTTAAAAAATACACAGGAAAAACTCCTTCAGAGTATAGAAAAAATTTGATGGGCAAGCAAAAGTAG
- a CDS encoding fibronectin type III domain-containing protein — protein sequence MAGQSNMQGHGDSENLERILCAKKEITLADDSEGCYYSLESQEDRLFEVVSDFYGTSATYDSVNARTVAQHIDQNELIDARLLFPYNPVQEINFNYSRSDGVRSNPGIWSGSLNVGYGYSNNGTSYGPELTFGHYMSQYTEDDIVLIKVAEGGSDLHVMWRSPSMEARLGTDDEPSNYPLLTQHLNEVLADIGSFLPKYEGVDVEAEVAGFVWFQGFNDAGNSTYANGYEQNLTDLITDLRSDLKLPDLPVMIGQSHRGGDNGLVVQAAQKAVAENIGNADWVVTNDLSNYYHFDAGAYLVIGNRLAEGMKDLLNLHEVQETIPNAPSSLSAVSSPVLQVQLSWSDNSNNEDAFWIERSTNQESGFGSIAKISPDSAAFIDRDLLHATTYYYRVRASNKAGYTSYSEIVSATTDTLNDGFPQGWSSMDIGTPYSPGITTYADGTFKVEGNGDMLENSDNFHFAYQKISGDGEIVARLNSMQKAWWDNVGLMMRETLEPDSKYAMTLLNNNTTIFYQYRNELGEYERINNDTATTALWLKLTRIGSSFTAYMSTDGVSWQETYQTSITMDQEIYLGMVSFVPRDGKSTTAVWSDVAVVSLEPQEPSGLTATAASSTTVSLSWTDNSNNETGFTIERSVDSENYEEIATVSDSTVLFLDEGLLANTTYYYRVAAFNSSGSSDYSEVVSVTTDEDASLPSPWETVDVGTPYSPGITTYTNGKFKVEGNGDMLENSDNFHFAYQKISGDGEIVARLNSMQKAWWDNVGLMMRETLEPNSKYAMTLLNNNDSIFYQYRNEWGEYARINNGSATTALWLKLTRTGTSFSAYMSTDSVSWQETYQTSILMNQEIYVGMVSFVPRDGKSTTGVWSDVTVSSLDQVIPQAPSNLTAQATLSNTVVLEWADNSDIERGFRIEMAIDSVGVFEEYASVEANTTHLEVHSLSAATTFLYQVQAYNDNGYSEYSNVASTTTDSLDSESLPAPWSNTDIGTPYSSGITTYADGTFKVEGNGDMLENFDSFHFAYQKISGDGEIVARLNSMQKAWWDNVGLMMRETLEPDSKYAMTLLNNNTTIFYQYRNELGEYERINNDTATTALWLKLTRIGSSFTAYMSTDGVSWQETYQTSITMDQEIYLGMVAFVPRDGKSTTAVWSSVEVSVLPSVLMPPSDLLVEANLANGLELRWVDNSDNEAGFVIERASSAEGVFEAIATLAANTTYYQDQGLSAGNYYYRVKAVKDQGGSWYSNRAYAEVLEFKNTILYMPRLAGDYDKAILQNEISVSTSSYFSTEEYMYTNMKGKVIDVNLEQSLSSGGGSISFKVTPYALNQTTELFHSENLSVSQVGDQIALTIQGTEWVSNSVLDTITCNHVVIQLSDQMIDLYVNGEWTSFENSQQFEINEFTLESYNGQLWDVRMHNRVLTEEEVAKISERCGTGISLEAPNPLRPQFIGGAYYCLWAKEDVDLSQSKYLYHLFISEYVYQHFVMEAGMYNHEEGLEKTLLRGRDFIVDDNDSWIEWSFSNPITKDDHNVAYVWHENFHSYQSKNPSAPYNGGKWLNEASANWGASYVVDNYPNKGATGITLYPHWPIGFYNKTYNIPGGNRDYHAYIFLSYITRFVSDPSFIGKVYNDKDLLNGAYIINVFKKVLNAEGHDFVKVFNDFAARTTVWDYQDGSGPDWERSEQVGIQNYENKGYTDFNHKFTHIMSSDGTNGVMTEIPEDLRPCAYSWNAYKIDSTAAGSYTIKFQGISDNPTDTKFQAMIVKGNDIAYEYIEMPISNSAAFGESVDEFQVSTQAGEELYWVVTSIPDAYHQDTTIRYDYTYSFEVNTTEFGLKNAMGSDLSQTYSLNNGALNVYPTITDGHLTIEMEFDTEEPAKVTLYNAVGRKEPLSVNYEEHKIEVGFDGSAGLYLLHVQTGQVNRVVKIIKK from the coding sequence ATGGCGGGCCAATCTAATATGCAAGGCCATGGAGATAGTGAGAATTTGGAACGTATACTTTGTGCCAAAAAAGAAATCACATTAGCAGATGATTCTGAAGGATGTTACTATTCTTTAGAGAGTCAGGAAGACAGATTATTTGAGGTTGTTAGCGATTTTTATGGAACATCTGCTACTTATGATTCAGTAAACGCAAGAACAGTTGCCCAACACATTGATCAAAATGAATTGATTGATGCACGACTTCTATTTCCCTATAATCCTGTTCAGGAAATTAATTTTAATTATAGCCGTAGTGATGGTGTTAGAAGCAATCCTGGTATTTGGTCCGGTTCTTTAAATGTAGGGTATGGTTATAGTAATAACGGTACTAGTTATGGCCCTGAGTTGACTTTTGGTCATTACATGTCACAATACACAGAGGACGATATTGTACTTATTAAAGTGGCAGAAGGAGGTTCTGATTTGCACGTAATGTGGAGGAGTCCGAGTATGGAAGCCCGCCTTGGGACAGATGATGAGCCCAGTAATTACCCCTTACTTACTCAACACCTCAATGAAGTATTAGCGGACATAGGGAGCTTCTTACCTAAATATGAGGGTGTAGATGTAGAGGCCGAAGTTGCCGGTTTTGTCTGGTTTCAGGGGTTCAATGACGCAGGAAATAGTACCTATGCTAATGGGTATGAGCAAAACCTTACCGACTTGATTACCGATTTAAGAAGTGATCTTAAGCTACCTGATTTACCGGTAATGATAGGACAATCTCATCGTGGAGGAGACAATGGTTTGGTTGTGCAAGCTGCACAGAAAGCTGTAGCAGAGAACATCGGAAATGCCGATTGGGTGGTAACCAATGACCTTTCCAATTACTATCATTTTGATGCGGGTGCTTATCTTGTAATCGGCAATCGCTTGGCGGAAGGCATGAAAGACCTTCTGAATCTTCATGAAGTACAGGAAACTATTCCCAATGCACCTTCAAGTCTTTCAGCTGTTTCTTCACCTGTACTTCAGGTTCAGCTTAGCTGGTCAGATAATTCTAATAATGAAGATGCATTTTGGATCGAACGTTCAACGAACCAAGAATCAGGTTTTGGAAGCATTGCAAAAATTTCACCTGACTCGGCTGCTTTTATAGATCGTGATTTGTTACATGCTACTACTTATTATTATAGGGTACGTGCTTCAAATAAAGCTGGATATACATCCTATAGTGAGATTGTCTCTGCTACAACTGATACATTGAACGATGGTTTTCCACAAGGATGGTCAAGTATGGATATAGGGACGCCCTACTCACCAGGAATTACAACCTATGCTGATGGTACGTTTAAAGTTGAAGGCAATGGAGATATGTTGGAAAATTCTGATAATTTTCATTTTGCTTATCAGAAAATATCAGGGGATGGTGAAATTGTTGCTCGTTTAAATTCAATGCAAAAGGCATGGTGGGACAATGTAGGTTTGATGATGCGAGAAACATTAGAACCCGATTCCAAATATGCAATGACCCTCCTTAATAATAACACCACTATTTTTTATCAATACCGTAACGAATTGGGCGAGTATGAGCGTATTAATAATGATACTGCCACTACTGCCTTGTGGTTAAAATTGACAAGAATAGGATCTTCCTTTACCGCATATATGTCCACAGATGGTGTGAGCTGGCAAGAAACCTATCAGACGTCTATTACTATGGATCAGGAAATTTATCTTGGCATGGTATCTTTTGTTCCTAGAGATGGTAAAAGTACCACAGCCGTTTGGAGTGATGTTGCTGTAGTATCCTTAGAACCTCAAGAGCCCTCTGGATTAACTGCTACAGCAGCTTCTTCAACCACTGTAAGTTTGAGTTGGACAGATAACTCCAATAATGAAACTGGTTTTACGATTGAAAGATCTGTGGATAGTGAAAACTATGAAGAAATCGCGACTGTTTCAGACAGCACGGTACTTTTTCTGGATGAAGGTCTTTTAGCGAACACTACTTACTACTATAGAGTTGCGGCTTTTAATAGCAGTGGTTCCTCTGATTATTCTGAAGTAGTCAGTGTGACTACGGATGAAGATGCCAGCTTGCCATCACCATGGGAAACAGTTGATGTAGGGACGCCCTACTCACCAGGAATTACAACCTATACTAATGGTAAGTTTAAAGTTGAAGGCAATGGAGATATGTTGGAAAATTCTGATAATTTTCATTTTGCTTACCAGAAAATATCAGGGGATGGTGAAATTGTTGCTCGTTTAAATTCAATGCAAAAGGCATGGTGGGACAATGTAGGTTTGATGATGCGGGAAACATTAGAGCCCAATTCTAAATATGCAATGACTCTCCTTAATAATAATGACTCTATTTTTTATCAGTACCGTAATGAATGGGGCGAGTACGCACGTATTAATAATGGTTCTGCGACTACTGCTTTGTGGTTAAAATTGACAAGAACAGGAACTTCTTTTAGTGCATATATGTCTACAGATAGTGTGAGTTGGCAAGAAACCTATCAGACATCTATCCTCATGAATCAGGAAATATATGTAGGCATGGTATCTTTTGTTCCTCGGGATGGTAAAAGTACCACTGGTGTTTGGAGTGATGTTACTGTTTCATCATTGGATCAGGTAATACCTCAGGCTCCATCAAATTTAACAGCACAAGCTACTCTCTCCAATACAGTTGTACTTGAATGGGCAGATAATTCTGACATTGAGCGTGGTTTTAGAATAGAAATGGCTATTGACAGTGTAGGTGTTTTTGAAGAATATGCCAGTGTTGAAGCCAATACTACCCATTTAGAAGTACACAGTTTATCTGCGGCTACTACTTTTCTTTATCAAGTGCAGGCATATAATGACAATGGTTACTCTGAATACAGCAATGTAGCCTCAACCACTACAGATAGTTTAGATTCGGAATCATTGCCAGCACCATGGAGCAATACGGATATAGGAACACCTTACTCATCAGGAATTACAACTTATGCTGATGGTACGTTTAAAGTTGAAGGCAATGGAGATATGTTGGAAAATTTTGATAGTTTTCATTTTGCTTATCAGAAAATATCAGGGGATGGTGAAATTGTTGCTCGTTTAAATTCAATGCAAAAGGCATGGTGGGACAATGTAGGTTTGATGATGCGAGAAACATTAGAACCCGATTCCAAATATGCAATGACCCTCCTTAATAATAACACCACTATTTTTTATCAATACCGTAACGAATTGGGCGAGTATGAGCGTATTAATAATGATACTGCCACTACTGCCTTGTGGTTAAAATTGACAAGAATAGGATCTTCCTTTACCGCATATATGTCCACAGATGGTGTGAGCTGGCAAGAAACCTATCAGACGTCCATCACCATGGATCAGGAAATTTATCTAGGCATGGTAGCTTTTGTTCCTCGAGATGGTAAAAGTACTACTGCTGTATGGAGTTCCGTAGAAGTTTCTGTTTTGCCTTCGGTGTTAATGCCTCCTTCGGATCTTCTGGTCGAAGCCAACCTTGCCAATGGACTAGAATTACGCTGGGTTGACAATTCGGACAATGAGGCCGGGTTTGTCATAGAGAGAGCAAGCAGTGCTGAAGGTGTATTTGAAGCCATCGCTACCCTAGCTGCCAATACTACCTATTATCAGGATCAGGGATTGAGTGCGGGCAATTATTATTATCGGGTAAAAGCTGTAAAAGACCAAGGAGGCTCATGGTATAGCAATCGGGCATATGCCGAAGTGCTGGAATTTAAAAATACCATACTTTATATGCCTAGGTTAGCCGGAGACTACGATAAGGCAATCCTTCAAAATGAAATTTCTGTGAGTACAAGCTCATATTTTTCTACCGAAGAGTATATGTATACCAATATGAAAGGTAAGGTGATCGATGTCAATCTAGAGCAGTCCCTATCATCGGGTGGAGGAAGTATTTCCTTCAAAGTAACACCATATGCGCTTAATCAGACGACTGAGCTATTTCATTCAGAAAACCTCTCTGTCAGTCAAGTCGGCGATCAGATAGCGTTGACTATCCAAGGGACCGAATGGGTAAGTAATTCGGTTTTAGATACCATCACATGTAATCACGTAGTTATTCAACTTTCTGATCAAATGATAGACCTCTATGTAAATGGAGAGTGGACATCCTTTGAGAATAGTCAGCAGTTTGAAATTAATGAGTTTACGTTGGAATCGTACAATGGACAGTTGTGGGATGTCAGGATGCATAACAGAGTACTAACCGAAGAAGAAGTAGCAAAAATAAGCGAGCGTTGTGGAACAGGAATTTCCTTAGAAGCACCTAACCCTTTGAGACCTCAATTTATCGGTGGAGCTTATTATTGCCTTTGGGCAAAAGAGGATGTGGATCTAAGTCAAAGTAAGTATTTATACCATCTATTTATATCGGAGTATGTTTATCAACACTTTGTAATGGAAGCAGGTATGTACAACCATGAAGAAGGGCTTGAGAAAACATTACTACGCGGGAGAGATTTCATTGTGGATGATAATGACAGTTGGATAGAATGGTCATTTTCTAATCCAATTACTAAAGACGACCACAATGTTGCCTATGTTTGGCATGAGAATTTTCATAGTTATCAGTCGAAAAACCCTTCAGCTCCCTACAATGGAGGAAAGTGGCTTAATGAGGCTTCAGCCAACTGGGGAGCTTCCTATGTAGTCGATAATTATCCCAATAAAGGTGCGACAGGTATTACTTTATATCCACATTGGCCAATTGGTTTCTATAATAAGACTTACAATATTCCTGGGGGCAATCGTGATTATCATGCTTATATATTCCTTAGTTATATCACTCGCTTTGTTTCAGATCCATCATTCATAGGCAAAGTATATAACGATAAGGACTTATTAAATGGGGCATATATAATTAATGTTTTCAAGAAAGTTCTCAATGCAGAGGGGCATGATTTTGTGAAAGTGTTTAATGATTTTGCTGCACGTACTACGGTGTGGGATTATCAGGATGGAAGTGGCCCGGATTGGGAAAGGTCAGAACAGGTTGGTATTCAAAATTATGAAAATAAAGGGTATACCGATTTTAATCACAAATTTACTCATATTATGTCTTCTGACGGAACAAATGGGGTGATGACAGAGATTCCTGAGGATTTACGTCCATGTGCTTATTCCTGGAATGCGTACAAAATTGATTCTACAGCTGCCGGATCATATACAATCAAATTTCAAGGAATAAGCGATAATCCTACTGATACAAAATTTCAGGCTATGATTGTTAAGGGGAATGATATTGCTTATGAGTACATTGAAATGCCTATCAGCAATTCTGCAGCATTTGGAGAATCCGTTGACGAATTTCAGGTGAGTACGCAGGCAGGTGAGGAACTCTATTGGGTTGTCACTTCCATTCCCGATGCGTATCACCAGGATACTACTATTAGGTATGATTATACTTATAGTTTTGAGGTGAATACGACCGAGTTTGGTTTAAAAAACGCTATGGGTAGTGATCTGTCTCAAACATATAGTTTAAACAATGGAGCCCTGAATGTTTATCCTACAATTACGGATGGCCATCTTACGATCGAAATGGAATTTGACACTGAAGAGCCGGCAAAGGTAACACTCTATAATGCCGTTGGGCGTAAGGAGCCTTTAAGTGTTAATTATGAAGAACATAAGATAGAGGTTGGATTTGATGGTTCTGCGGGACTTTATTTACTTCATGTTCAGACTGGACAGGTAAATAGGGTTGTTAAGATTATTAAAAAGTAA